A genomic stretch from Onychostoma macrolepis isolate SWU-2019 chromosome 02, ASM1243209v1, whole genome shotgun sequence includes:
- the rgs1 gene encoding regulator of G-protein signaling 21, protein MHTLQSYTESESEGDSMQRTLLSEMAIKFCCFSQEPVDDVDCWGESIEKLLSCKTGQMAFQDFLKSEYSEENILFWLACEEYKKITSAPEMISRANQIYTEFVQTEAPRQVNIDSGTRTNITNNISEPTLNSFDTAQKMIFSLMARDCYPRFLKSDIYQSILQNHGKR, encoded by the exons ATGCAT ACCCTCCAGAGCTACACAGAGTCAGAGAGTGAAGGAGACTCCATGCAGAGGACACTGCTGTCAGAGATGGCCATAAA ATTTTGTTGCTTTTCTCAGGAACCCGTTGATGATGTGGACTGTTGGGGCGAGTCCATCGAGAAGCTTCTGTCCTGTAAAA CGGGACAGATGGCTTTCCAGGACTTCCTAAAGTCggaatacagtgaggaaaatattCTGTTCTGGCTGGCATGTGAGGAATACAAAAAGATCACGAGCGCACCAGAGATGATCAGCAGGGCAAACCAAATCTACACTGAGTTTGTGCAAACGGAAGCACCCAGACAG GTCAACATCGACTCTGGGACTCgcacaaatattacaaataacatCTCGGAGCCAACCCTGAACTCGTTTGATACGGCGCAGAAGATGATCTTCAGTCTAATGGCGAGAGACTGCTATCCCAGGTTCCTGAAGTCTGACATCTACCAGTCCATTCTGCAAAATCATGGAAAGAGATGA